GAACAAGCTTTCGACGTTCGCCACGTTCAGTTTGGTGTCATTTTCCAGAGCTGGTTCCAAGCCCAGCACTCCGCCGAAAACCACCAAAGCGTGTCTGTATTTAAGACCTCTGGTTTCAACCTCGTGAACATTGGTTCCGGTATCCGATGTTCCGATCGTCAAATCGTATCCCCCTTTGTAAGGACTCTTGGTAAAGACCTGTGAGAGAGAATTGGCAATCCGAACATTGTATCCCCAGTAAATACCCGTTTCTTGTCGCGGCTGAGATGGTGAAACCACTTTCGCTCGTATTTTCTTCGATTTTAGATCAGCACCTGGAGGCATCTTCACGGTAACTCGCAAACCGGGTTCCAAATGAGTCTCTACTAAAACATCATTCAGCAAGCCAACATTCACAAAAGAAGATTTATCGTTTTTCGTTGGTTTGTTTGTAACTATCCCCTCACGGAACTCAAACTCGCTTGCTTGTCGAAGATGGTGTTGAGAGTCGAGTGGACTCAGCAAACCACAGAACTTGAGATCGTTGTGTATCGGGAAGAAATACTTCCTCAGATATTGCGGACATTCTAAGTATTGAAGAATCCGCGCCAGCTGAATACAGCAGCGACGACCTGACGATGTTCCTTCCACAGTTTCTGCAGAAAAAAAACGATATCCCCATAGCTCTTAACGCAATACTCGAACATTCTTCAACTCACCAATAGTCGACAGTTTATCTGACATCTGATTGTTAGAGCCACAATCGTCGAAAACCACTACTTCATCTACTTGGAAAATGCAGGCGGCACGAGCAATTTGACCGGCCAGATACGTCCGAAGCTCCGGTGATTGTGCATTGTCCAAAATAGAACCGGGGACGGCAATGCTTAATGTTGATATTTGGTCCTTTTCGGCAACCTTTGTTACTTCAACTTCTGCATTGGCTGCTTTATCGCGCTCCACCTGCTCGAACTCCTGCTGGACACGTTTCAGCAATTTCTCCTGCTTTTTCTTGCGTTTCAGCTCTTTCCGTTCGGCACGTTGTTTCCCGGTTAATTTCTTTGGCGTAAACGAATGACCGGATTTATCAGgcgttgttttcatttttctcgcAGATGAGTTAAAtatgaacaaaaacaaattgattCGCGAAAACAAATGTTTACATTACTTTATGAAATCGAAATGTAACACGTGTGTGTGTTTGTCAATACCCAACGTTCTTTGACATATCTACAGGTGAgctgtattttgacgtaggattacgtctttcgggaacatattggggtacaaattgaaaatcgagaatcgagcacatcgcgaaaattgtccaatttcaaacgcttattgctcagtcatttcatgatggattgatgaaattttcgacaatcgatttcggcactccataataattttttatattgaataaaataatatatatcattaaactaactatcaaacaattgaaaaatctcaacccctatcctaacggaaatacccacttctgattggtcgaaattgacgacacatgcggcggttccctaacagagacatcaaaaccaagctgcctaggggaaatcggcattgcaaatccatgaaagtcgggggcatttttatgttgcaagtaagaagagtgatacgaataattctagcaaataaaatttaaatttggaactttaatgttggttgctttgtgaaactccatatcaatgtccgatcatgtattgtgaaaaatttagcacaagggtaggtgtaaaattgtatacgatagccgttgtgttaaccctttcccgtacaacatagagtctcactacatattagtccaattaaaattcgcattgggttgaataaacaattggcgatttaacgcaaaacgtaaacgatcggtgagacatctggattttgtttttgaactaagaaaatgatgctaatgtaacctaaaactcaaaaacaaatcacgtatattttacttccgggctttccaaggtagttctcacatgcaggaatcgtacatttttctacttgtgtttgattgtgctctcaaATTCCCTTCTtttattcaaccattgtcaacatttttatagttttcactactgagagaggtaaataaataacatgttatatataaaattgcgcagaattaaatttcttacaaactcatcgcaatcaaataatcttttatgattataacattgtaatttatggaaagaactacaaaccttccataagctcacatggcaaaatttaaaaccatcatcactttcaccgcagcgccgcctaggtgtagatttgtacgttagatcgccaatcagaaagtaaaaattataaaagaaaattacctttcccatttcaaatatattttcgctatattaaagtaacatgtttttactgataagaaaaattgataattgtgttcggtattaataattatcttatattacattggtgaattttttttctttatttcatcaatacatatcacaagaggcatctcgtctaggattatagagggcggttctcatcatatctcgttccacttcggtatcctttatctgatacgcaccaactaacgactgtttatcatccttctgtcatcatcacccgttaaatactggtggaatgaacaaatacccaacaaccaaacaaaacggcccttttcaggtccacctaatcaaagagttatcaaagagtttaacgatgtaattatccaaaatcaacagataacctaacggaatcctacgtcaattatgcggtcgtgtctcggacacaaccctcttgtgactttttttgtatcgtacaatatatataaatatatattcgtgaaaaatagtgcacaacctccttttgctctagccaatGACTTGTAACGGTCCTTTCCGGATCATCTGGATCTAGTAATCTCCTTCCCGGTATGTGCACAGCATTCTCCGCCTCCCTGAGtgaaatcagtggagccacaatcagcgttatttcttgtcaccgtaagctgatagtacttttcccgccgatgggagccaaacagaagtacattttgcttgaAATATACTACATTGCGCATTGATTGCGcagattagagatgggcaaaccgttcatgaactgttcaaaagaactagttcaccaaaaagagtgaacgaacggtcgttctattttactgggcaacagttcacatgaactgcttacccagttcagaacgaactgtgtacgaagaccgctggctgaactgtgtatacagttcagttcagaacgaactgttcaCGATGACCGCTGgaggaactgtgtatacagttcagaacgaactgaccgctggcggaactgtgtttacagttcagaacgaactgtgaaTGGTGATCGGTGTATAAGAGGAAGGCGAGCGAACGAGTGATAGACAAATACTGCTGCAAagtcctcaaattaacgaatggaaacaaacgatagctccatgaaataacaaaaataagatgtcggtattgtcgttttcataataaaatgcAATATTTAAGAATACGATGGTTCttaaattggattgttcgattatttatcaaataaagttttaatttgAGGATAAATATTTCAGTGAGATATGCAAATCTACCTCACAAAAAATTACAGTTGAAAGCGAAACGattcaaacagtatttttcagcagtaaataaaaatttgtgtcgctgatatgaaatttttttatattataccatattgtgctcgataatttcgagaaagtctttcgcgttttggtacagttttgctatagcagttattgcaaaacattgaaaaaaaggcagcgcaacgctagtttgtgctGAAAAGAATGTATCACGACTCAAgctaaatcaaaattttaaaatcataGTTTGGTTCTCTATTCTGCtaagatatttttaacaaaattcggaCATCTAATTATTGATAACAAacagcattttatgaatgaaaagaacagTCCTACATAATATTTCACACTTTTAATACTTGCTCTGGCATATCCCTCTAATGTACGAAAGAGtaagtgaactgctcaaaagaactagttcacttaagtgaacgcttggtcactgaacggttcattaaagtgaaccgttttgcccatctctagcgcAGATAGaagcgaaaagatatactaaaaacatttggccgctgtcaattcgaactcaagtaatggctgaacagcaattctgacataacgttccacctcaTCATACCGCCTTGGTTTGATGTTTGTACAAACCAAGATGATGAAacgataggtgtttcgttcttgagaCTTTCGTGACATAACATGAGACGAGTATAGGAGACGTagctttcaaaattatttacttttgtttggttgtggttatggtttcatatcaactcgctgaggaaaa
The Toxorhynchites rutilus septentrionalis strain SRP chromosome 2, ASM2978413v1, whole genome shotgun sequence genome window above contains:
- the LOC129767997 gene encoding putative methyltransferase C9orf114, with translation MKTTPDKSGHSFTPKKLTGKQRAERKELKRKKKQEKLLKRVQQEFEQVERDKAANAEVEVTKVAEKDQISTLSIAVPGSILDNAQSPELRTYLAGQIARAACIFQVDEVVVFDDCGSNNQMSDKLSTIETVEGTSSGRRCCIQLARILQYLECPQYLRKYFFPIHNDLKFCGLLSPLDSQHHLRQASEFEFREGIVTNKPTKNDKSSFVNVGLLNDVLVETHLEPGLRVTVKMPPGADLKSKKIRAKVVSPSQPRQETGIYWGYNVRIANSLSQVFTKSPYKGGYDLTIGTSDTGTNVHEVETRGLKYRHALVVFGGVLGLEPALENDTKLNVANVESLFDEYLNTVPRQGSRTVRTEEAILISLAALGEKLDPANRSKEFTSFDAIPQSQDTGIQQYAFNEKMKKPVEKPETKTTKAVEDDLSRFD